A section of the Verrucomicrobiota bacterium genome encodes:
- a CDS encoding FkbM family methyltransferase produces MSTSVDSGAIGSDVSRSYRQYWSRKLSKAIVTLFRLNHPNSFNTELIQAIQPVATIKTQHGDLLCKCGHGRLLWRAKTFHTEEPETVRWLDSINQDDCLWDVGANVGLYSVYAARFRKCRVYAFEPESQNFALLVENIALNQVGENCQPACLAISEKTGLGNLRVRYVTKGGAYNLFDTPDSDLAKEKDLPESIKAVMKNTSEKSSLRQMVWGISLDDLLIHHKLEAPTHLKIDVDGLEPWIIQGGQTLLDQKRLRTILIELNKKSNRDMAIPENLASKGFQLASERCNWLSRDDRTKEEILPATNMIFTR; encoded by the coding sequence TCTCGCGCTCTTATCGCCAGTATTGGAGCCGAAAGTTATCAAAGGCGATCGTGACGCTCTTCAGGCTGAACCACCCTAATTCATTCAACACCGAGCTGATTCAAGCCATTCAGCCGGTGGCCACCATCAAGACGCAGCATGGGGACCTGCTTTGCAAGTGCGGGCATGGACGGTTGCTGTGGCGGGCAAAAACCTTTCACACCGAGGAACCGGAAACCGTTCGCTGGCTGGACTCGATCAACCAGGACGATTGTCTTTGGGACGTAGGCGCCAATGTGGGCCTTTACTCAGTCTATGCCGCCCGGTTCAGAAAATGTCGCGTGTATGCCTTCGAGCCGGAATCACAAAATTTTGCGTTGCTGGTCGAAAACATTGCGCTGAATCAAGTCGGTGAGAATTGCCAGCCCGCCTGTCTCGCGATTTCCGAGAAGACCGGATTGGGAAACTTGCGCGTGCGTTACGTTACCAAGGGTGGAGCCTATAATTTATTCGACACGCCGGATTCGGATTTGGCGAAGGAGAAAGATTTGCCGGAAAGTATCAAAGCCGTAATGAAAAATACTTCGGAGAAATCATCCCTTCGACAAATGGTATGGGGAATTTCGTTGGACGACCTCCTGATCCACCACAAGCTGGAAGCGCCAACGCATCTGAAAATTGATGTGGATGGGCTTGAGCCCTGGATCATTCAAGGCGGGCAGACGCTGTTGGATCAAAAGCGGCTTCGCACCATCCTGATTGAGCTCAACAAGAAATCGAACCGGGATATGGCCATTCCTGAAAATCTTGCCAGCAAGGGCTTTCAACTGGCCTCTGAACGATGCAACTGGCTTTCGCGCGACGATCGCACCAAGGAAGAGATTCTGCCGGCCACCAATATGATTTTCACAAGATAG